A window of the Brassica oleracea var. oleracea cultivar TO1000 chromosome C1, BOL, whole genome shotgun sequence genome harbors these coding sequences:
- the LOC106316341 gene encoding aquaporin TIP2-1 — translation MAGVAFGSFDDSFSLASLRAYLAEFISTLLFVFAGVGSAIAYAKLTSDAALDTPGLVAIAVCHGFALFVAVAIGANISGGHVNPAVTFGLALGGQITLITGVFYWIAQLLGSTAACFLLKFVTGGLAVPTHSVAAGVGAIEGVVMEIIITFALVYTVYATAADPKKGSLGTIAPLAIGLIVGANILAAGPFSGGSMNPARSFGPAVAAGDFSGHWVYWVGPLIGGGLAGLVYGNVFMPSSEHVPLASEF, via the exons ATGGCAGGAGTTGCCTTTGGTTCTTTTGATGATTCTTTCAGCTTGGCTTCTCTAAGAGCTTACCTCGCTGAGTTCATCTCCACTTTGCTCTTTGTCTTTGCTGGTGTTGGTTCCGCCATTGCCTACG CGAAACTGACGTCTGATGCGGCTCTTGATACGCCGGGACTTGTCGCCATTGCTGTGTGCCATGGTTTCGCTCTCTTCGTGGCGGTTGCAATCGGAGCCAACATCTCCGGTGGCCATGTGAACCCAGCCGTCACTTTTGGCCTTGCTCTCGGTGGTCAAATCACACTCATTACCGGAGTTTTCTACTGGATCGCTCAGCTTCTCGGCTCCACCGCCGCTTGCTTCCTTCTTAAGTTCGTTACCGGTGGCTTG GCGGTTCCAACACACAGCGTTGCGGCTGGAGTAGGAGCCATTGAAGGAGTAGTGATGGAGATCATCATCACCTTCGCTTTGGTCTACACAGTCTATGCCACCGCCGCTGATCCCAAGAAAGGTTCTCTTGGAACCATCGCTCCTCTGGCCATTGGTCTTATCGTTGGTGCCAACATCCTCGCCGCTGGTCCATTCTCAGGTGGATCCATGAACCCAGCACGTTCCTTTGGACCAGCTGTTGCAGCTGGAGACTTCTCTGGTCACTGGGTCTACTGGGTGGGACCACTCATCGGTGGTGGACTCGCTGGACTTGTTTACGGAAATGTCTTCATGCCTTCTTCAGAACATGTTCCTCTTGCCTCTGAATTCTAA